A single Paenibacillus kribbensis DNA region contains:
- the yhbY gene encoding ribosome assembly RNA-binding protein YhbY, with amino-acid sequence MLTGKQKRYLRSMAHHLDPVFQVGKNGTNEHLMRHINDAIEKRELMKVQILNNCLDDKHEIAEELAAETGSELVQIIGSTIILYKESRDHKQIELPRG; translated from the coding sequence ATGTTAACAGGTAAACAAAAAAGATATTTGCGTTCCATGGCGCATCATTTGGACCCGGTTTTTCAAGTAGGGAAAAACGGTACGAATGAGCATCTTATGCGTCACATCAACGATGCGATTGAAAAGCGTGAGCTGATGAAGGTGCAAATTTTGAACAACTGTCTGGACGACAAGCATGAAATTGCGGAAGAGCTGGCTGCGGAAACAGGTTCCGAGCTTGTGCAGATCATCGGGAGCACCATTATTTTGTACAAGGAATCCCGTGATCACAAGCAAATTGAGTTGCCAAGAGGATAA